The window CAGTCCCAACACCAATTTGGGATTCTCATGAATAGAATTAGAAATCAACTGTGCAGCCTGTTTGCTTAATTGGTCATAGTTATCTGTAATGATTATTCTCATCATATACCACCTCTCGTTGGATCTAGTGGAACCACTTAACACTACTTATTTAGCTTCAGCAATCCAATACTCCTGCCGTGTTCTAAACAAAACTAAAGAGATATAGACTATATTAGCAAGGTCCGTAGGCCGTTATCTGGAAATACGACCGAGGTGATCTGAAAGTGGCGACTTCCAAGAAACGTTGCTTTTTCTTTGTTATCAGAATAGAACATTGGCCATTGGCAATACGCATCGGGATTATCCTCTGCTTCTTCCTGATCGTTTTCCTTCTACCTAGAGATGAAAAGCTAGTTATCGGCGAGCTAAAGGCTGGTTTGAATAACCGGGTGATCGGTATTGATCCTGGACACGGTGGGATTGATGTTGGGACCTACCACTATCCCACCGGTTCCGCTGAGAAAACAATTACTTTAGAAATTAGCAAACGTCTCGCCCAGATCATCTCCGAAGCTGGAGGTATCCCGGTTCTTGCTCGAGAAGACGATATTCGCTTCGCAGAAAGCCCCAGAGAGGACCTCCGTTACCGGATCAGTCAGTTAGAAGCACAGAATGTAGACTGTATTATTAGCATCCATGTGAATTACTACCCATCATCATCGCCCTTCGGACCCCAGGTTTTCTACTATCCAACCAATCCTCAAGGAAAACGGTTGGCTTTACTTATTCAAGAGGAGCTTCTTGCGGTACGGCCCGACAACCAAAGGCAAGCGGTACCCGAAAACTTCTTCGTGTTAAGGGAGACCACCCTTTCTTCGGTTCTTGTGGAAGTAGGCTTCATGTCCAACCCTAAGGATCGACAGCTAATGCAGGAAGCAACGGGTCAAAACAAAATCGCAATAGCCATCGCCCGCGGGATAAGTCGCTTTTTCATGGGTGAGCAGCCCAAACCGGTA is drawn from Limnochordia bacterium and contains these coding sequences:
- a CDS encoding N-acetylmuramoyl-L-alanine amidase, which translates into the protein MATSKKRCFFFVIRIEHWPLAIRIGIILCFFLIVFLLPRDEKLVIGELKAGLNNRVIGIDPGHGGIDVGTYHYPTGSAEKTITLEISKRLAQIISEAGGIPVLAREDDIRFAESPREDLRYRISQLEAQNVDCIISIHVNYYPSSSPFGPQVFYYPTNPQGKRLALLIQEELLAVRPDNQRQAVPENFFVLRETTLSSVLVEVGFMSNPKDRQLMQEATGQNKIAIAIARGISRFFMGEQPKPVITEATDGPLRI